The following are encoded together in the Bradyrhizobium genosp. L genome:
- a CDS encoding glycosyltransferase family 4 protein, giving the protein MKIFINGRFLSQKLTGVQRYAAEIVKAMDGLLTSGDASALLQGAEWTLLAPLDASEELALSAIRIRNVGRLNGHAWDQLDLPRAAAGGRLISLANSGPVLHSDHLVVIHDAQVFRRPDFFSRRYLTVHRTLDRLLARRATIATVSDFSRRELAAVLNLSVERIPVFSNSAEHFAATKPDFAVLDRLGLAPNRYFLSVGSMTKNKNISLAIEAARRLDRPDVPLVVVGGGNNKVFQDNTAVADPGLILAGRLSDSEIAALYARALAFVFPSLYEGFGVPPLEAMLFGCPVIASTADAVRETCGDAAAYFDASNADELRQRMLERLAAGTITEDERSRQRERIAAFSWRKSAEGLLQFLSTQGDR; this is encoded by the coding sequence TTGAAGATTTTCATCAATGGCCGCTTTCTGTCGCAGAAGCTGACCGGCGTTCAGCGCTATGCCGCCGAAATCGTCAAGGCGATGGACGGCCTGCTGACGTCCGGTGACGCGTCCGCTTTGCTGCAGGGCGCAGAGTGGACTTTGCTCGCGCCGCTCGATGCGAGCGAGGAACTCGCGCTGAGCGCCATAAGGATTCGCAATGTCGGGCGGTTGAACGGTCACGCCTGGGATCAGCTCGATCTTCCGCGCGCCGCCGCGGGCGGCCGCCTGATCAGCCTCGCCAATTCCGGCCCTGTGCTGCATTCCGATCACCTTGTCGTCATCCACGACGCACAGGTGTTCCGGCGGCCGGATTTCTTCAGCCGGCGCTATCTGACCGTTCACCGCACACTCGATCGCCTGCTCGCCCGGCGCGCGACCATCGCCACGGTGTCCGACTTTTCGCGTCGCGAGCTCGCAGCCGTCTTGAACTTGTCTGTCGAAAGAATTCCGGTGTTCTCGAACAGCGCGGAACATTTTGCCGCAACGAAGCCGGATTTCGCGGTCCTCGATCGGCTCGGCCTCGCACCTAATCGTTATTTTCTTTCCGTCGGTTCCATGACCAAGAACAAGAACATTTCACTCGCGATCGAGGCCGCGCGACGGCTGGATCGCCCGGATGTTCCACTGGTCGTCGTCGGCGGCGGCAACAATAAAGTGTTCCAGGACAACACGGCTGTCGCCGATCCTGGTCTCATTCTCGCCGGTCGGTTGAGCGACAGCGAGATCGCTGCACTTTATGCGCGAGCGCTGGCCTTCGTGTTCCCCAGCCTTTACGAAGGATTCGGCGTGCCGCCGCTCGAAGCGATGCTGTTCGGATGTCCGGTCATCGCTTCGACCGCCGACGCGGTTCGCGAGACCTGCGGCGATGCCGCTGCCTATTTCGATGCCAGCAACGCCGACGAGTTGCGTCAGCGCATGCTCGAAAGATTGGCAGCCGGAACAATCACCGAGGACGAGCGCAGCAGGCAACGCGAGCGTATCGCGGCGTTTTCGTGGCGAAAGTCCGCGGAAGGTTTGTTGCAGTTCCTGTCGACACAGGGAGACCGCTAG